AAGGCAGAGGAGTTGGACATTGTGCTCGATATCCATACGGGATTCGGCTGGTGCGCGCCTGGGAAATTCAGTAATGGTCTCCCTATGTATCTGGACGATGTCGCTCGCGACTTTCCGCGGCTGAAAATAGTGGCCTTCCACATGGGGTATCCTCAGTGTGATGATCTCAATATGGTAGCCATGGCCCACAAGAATGTTTATGTCTGCATCAGCCTTGTGGTCACCTGGGCCTTATCCTCCCCGCGCAAGTTTGCCAAGATGCTCGGTGAAGCCCTGCGCTGGGTCGGTCCCGATAAAATCATTTGGGGCAGTGATGATCCGGCCCTGCATATACAAATGGCCTGTTCGGTTCGGGGGTTCCGGGACTTTCAGATGCCCCAGGACCTTCAAGAGCAGTACGGATATCCTGAGGTAACCGATGAAGACAAAAGGAAGATCTTCGGGGAAAACCTGGCCGGTCTTTTGGGCATCGATATCAGCCGAAGAAGGGTGGCCTTGTGATCAGGTTTAGTTCGAAAATAGCATTCAGGGGTCAGGGGCCGGGGGCCGGGGATCGGCGAAAGACATTTTCATGCTTCGTTATTGTCCGCATTAAGCGGGTATAAGGATTTGATATGTACACTTTGGGAGATATACCACGGAAAGGAAGTGCCCTGTATCGGGATAAGGTGGCCCTGGTATTTGAAGGCATCAATCTTACCTTTAAGGAATTGGACGACCGGGTCAACCGTCTGGCCAATGCCCTGATGGACCTTGGACTTAAAAAAGGCGGCCGCGTTACCGTATTGGCCGAGAATACCCATAAATATATGGAGATTTACTTTGCCGCGGCCAAGCTTGGGGCGAGCGTTACGCCTCTCAATTTCAGGCTGTCTGACAAAGAGATTGATTATATCGGCAATAATTGTGAGGCCACCATCTATTTTGCCGGGGACGGATATGAAGAACGGTCCCTCGGGTTTAAGCAGAACCTGAAAAATATCAGGCAGTGGATATCCCTAGATAAAATAAATAATGGATTCATGTATTATGAGGACCTTCTCCGGAATGCCTCGGAAGAAGAGCCGATGGTGGAGGTGGATGAAAATGATCTGGCCATCCTCATGTACACCGGAGGAACTACAGGCCTTCCCAAGGGGGTCATGCTTTCGCACCGGAACATCATGACGTCCATGTACGGGATGATCATCGGTTTTTCCTTCACGAGGAACGATTCCACCTGTTTTATGCTTCCCTTGTTCCATATTGCCTTGTGGCCTGTCCTCAGTTTGCTCATGGTTGGCGGGAAGTCGGTCATCCTCCGTCGACCGGACATCGGGGAGATCCTGAGGTCGATTCACCAGGAGAGATGCACCCATATTAATATGGTGCCCACGCTTTTGAACTGGCTCATTGATGATCCCCGGATCGATGAATTCGACCTGTCCAGTCTGCGTCTCATAGGCTATGCGGGGAGCCCGATAGCCATAGAAGTATTGAAAAAAGGGATCGCCAGGTTTGGCAGCATTTTTACCCAGGGATATGGATTGACGGAAGCCGCTCCCATTGTTTCCGTCCTGTTCAAGGAAGATCATTGGGTCGATGGTCCGGGGGTGAAGCTCCTTTCCAGTGTGGGCAAAGTCGGTCTCCCGGTGGAAGCCCGGATTGTGGATGAGGAGGATCGGCCGTTACAACCCGGCGAACCGGGAGAGGTGGTCGTACGGGGTAAAAATGTGATGATGGGTTACTGGAAAAACCCCGAGATGACTGATTCAGCCCTACGCGGCGGCTGGCTCCATACGGGGGACGTGGGAACCATCGATGGGGACGGTTACATCTATTTGTTGGACCGGAAAGCCGACATGATTATCACCGGAGGGGAAAACGTCTACCCCAAGGAGACCGAAGACGCCCTTTACGAGCATCCGGCCGTCAGGGAATGCGCCGTGGTCGCCGCCCCCGATGAGCGCTGGGGAGAGAAGGTACAGGCGGTGGTTGTTTTGAAGACCGGCCTGACGGCTACCGAAGCAGAATTGATCCATCATTGCAAGACCAGGCTGGCAGGATACAAATGCCCGAAAAATATCGTCTTCTGGGATGAATTGCCTAAAACTCCCGTGGGGAAGATATTGAGGCGGGAAGTGAGGAAGCACTTCGCAGACCTATAGGGTCGTCAGCCATCGGCTTGACCCATTGGCAAAATCCTTTACCGGAGAACTGTAAAAAGGGAGTCAGAGAATGAACAGCACTATTCAGTATCCAAGATTTCGTTGGTTTGCCCTGATCACCATGGTAGTAGGAGTTGTTGCACAATCGATAATCATGATTGCACCTGCGCCACTAATCGGCGAGGTAGCGAAATATCTTGGCCGTGAGTTGGGAATGGTAACATTTACGGTAATGGGTTTATGGACCGTGACGGTCTGCCTGGGAGGCATAGCCGGCGGAGCCATTGTTGACAAAGTAGGTGTGGCAAAAGTCTATTTTGTTTGTTCCATCTTTTTGATCGTGTCAGCGGTTTTTATTCCATTTGCCGGCAAGAATCTGGGTGCAATAATTCTGCTCAGGCTGATCGGAGGGGCCGCTACCGGACCGATTCTCACGACTATATCCCGCCTGACAGCGGAATGGTTCCCATCCGAGCAGCGCCCGATTATCACCGGTTTTCAGGGAATGGCTTTTGCGTTGGGAGTATTAATAGGCTTCGGCTTGGCCCCCGCAGTTTATACCTCAACTGAAAGCTGGCCCATGACGATGGTTTATATGGCCGTTCCGGCCGGTATCTTTTTGATTTTATCATTAGTGATGGTCTTTGGACCTAAGGCCCCGGAGGTGATATTGGAAGAGCATGAGGATCGACAGGCGGGCGACCGGGATTTCAAACTGGCGCTAAAGGATCCCGTCATATACCTCATGGTGGCCTATGTTTTTTTGTTTAACTGGTTGACCCAGGCAGTCAATGACCTGACTCCGGGCTATTTTGCGCTAGCGGCCCCGGTAGGTGTGGGTTTTGGAATCACGGTTGCCGGCCAATTGATGATGATGTTTCTGGCCATGTATATGATTGGTTCACTCGTCAGCGGTTGGTTGAATCGCTATGTATACCGCCGAAGCACCAGGCTGCAGGTTATGTTTGCCTTTATTCTCAGTGGAATCTACTTCTTCGTCAAGTTCTCGGGCGTGACCGGGTCAGGGCCTAATCCGTTGCTGCTGGTTATTATGGCTATAACGGCCTTCTTCATGGGCCAGGGTATTCCCACGATAATGGGATTTATTGCCAAAAATTATCCGGAGCATATTACCGGTAGAGTGGGCGGCATGTCGATGGGCCTCGGTCTGATCGGTGGTGTCGTGGGCATAGGATTCGGTTCATCCGCCCTTACCAAAACCGGAACCTACCACGCCTCGATCCTGATCGTCACGATCGTCGCGGTCATAGGGTTCGTTGTGGCCTGGTGGTTAAGAAAGCCCGGGATTTTTGAGCAAAGTATGTCTGATGAACAGGCGGGGGAGGGCCCAGGCTCTGCATGAGCTGCAGCCGAAGTTGACCAAACCCCGGCCTCCTTCAGTCCGAGTCTATGGAGGATGATCTCTTCCGGGGACACAAACAAAAATTGCCCGCTCATTTATTGGCTTATTTTCAAAGGTCGTTGGTTAATAACCAGAAAGAAATGGGGATGGCGGTTATGACAGTGAACAGAAAGGAGGTTTTACCGCTTCGTCTCACCCCGATCAAGGCAATGATTTTTCTAAAAGACAAGGGCGCTTCGATATCCCGGTCAAAAAATTCCGGGAGAGGCAAAGGAGGATGATTATTGCAAGAGACCGTTTTCAATGATGCTGAGAATGGTTTCATTGACCTCCTCTGTAGAGTAGGCCCCTTGGGTGATCAATGAGGCATTGTACTGCCCCATACCCATGAGAAAATATCCGGCCCCCGAACTGTCGATTTCCTTCCGAACGCGGCCCTCTTTTTTAAGATATTCAAGTCCCCGGATTAAGGGTTATTTCAGAAGACCGTATAAAATGAAATCATTCGCCATTTCTCGGATTTTATCAGGTTCAGCGGGGGCGGTTCCCTGGTTGGCTAAATAAGCCCCATATTCTCCGATCCCCATCAGATAATATCCGGCCAGTTGGGGATCGATGTCACGGCGAAAACGACCTTGTTTCTGCAGATACTCGATTTCCCGGACCATTGGGTGGATCATCTGCCGGAGGAGGGCTTTAAATTTGTCTTTGAAGGCCTGGTTTTCGCCGACGGCAAGTCCTCTGACCAAATTCATCATTTCAATCCATTTCGGATAAGAGGTATAGAAACCCTTTCCCAGTTTTTCAATCCGTCGGAGTCTGTCTTCCTCATCCTTAATTTCTTGCCAGACGTTATTGTACATATCATGAAAGATGCGGTCCGCACACTCCATGAACAGTTCTTCTTTGTTCTTAAAATGGAGATAAAAGGTCTCTTTGCTCATGCGGGCCTGGTGGGCGATATCGGCTATGCTTGTATTCGCATAGCCTTTTTGGAGAAAAAGTTCGATGGCAGACGAAATGATTTCCTGATGCCTGTCGTAGGTGCTGATATCTTCCCTGGGATCTTCAGAGAAATACATTTTCCTCTTGATCTCCTCTTTGATCACCTTCAGAGATTTGTGCTCCTTAAATTGTTTTTTTTTGATCAGCAGTATGGCCTTAAGGTGCGCCTTCGAATAGTAAGCCCTGGTCTTTCCCGTTTTTATCGGTGCCGGCAACAGGCCCTCGACGATATAGTACATTATGGTGGAGGCGGGCAGGTCGGCGGCCGCAGAAAGTTCGGATATTTTCATCAGATTTTTATGTTCCTTCATTTCCTCGTCCTATCCTTTAAAAAACCGTTTAAATTCATGTCCCAGGCTTTACGCATGATTTCGCCAACTTCCGCTTTATTCTCTTCAGAGTAGTATAAAAAATATTCCGCTGAACCCATTATCATATAGGCCAAAAAACGACTGTCCATTGTTCGAATCTGCCCTTGTTGCATAGCTTTTTCCAGGTCTTCCCGAAGGGGCTCAGTAAGGTTCCTTATGACCTCATCCAGTTTTTCTTTTACATGTTTGTCTCCCCGGACGGCAGCACCGCGGATGAGATTGAGCATCTCCAACACATGCTGTTGGTGTTGCCCAAAGAATTTACCGCGCATCTGGAGTTTTTTGATGGGGTCGGTTTCCTCTTGGATTTCGGGTATATTTTCGCCGATCTCTCGAAATATACTGTCGGCGCATTCAATGAAGAGGTCCTCCTTATTTCGAAAATATTGATAAAAGGTCCCCTTACTGATACCGGCCCGGGCCGGTATATCAGAAATTTTTGTCCCCCCATAGCCTTTTTCCCGGAAGAGCTTAACCGAAGTCTTTATGATTTGTTCCTTTTTGGCGGTATTGATGGTGATATTTTCCTCTACCGGTTGTATATTAGTCCCCTTTTCCCTGACAATCTCCTTTATGGCTTCGAGGGGTAGCCCCTCTTCTTTCAATTTCTGGACCTCCAGGAGGGCATTGAGGTGGTCTTCTGTATAATAGGCCATGGTCTTGCTCGTTTTCAGCGGCTTGGGCAGTAATCCTTCCCGTAAATAAAATCGGATGGCGGTAATTGATGTCCCGGCATAGGCGCTGAGCTCTGATATTTTCATATGTTTCGGGAGTTTGTTCATAGGTTCTAATCCTTTCTTTCCTTACAATCCTTTATAAGGCCGAAGGGGTGTTTAATCAAGGTAAATCGTATTTTAACCATTCCGGTTTACAGCCTTCAAATTCTCCTGGTTTTTTAATTTTATCTGTCATTTCATGGCTTAATCTAACTTTACCTTTTTTATATTACTGGAAAAATTTTTCTTGACAAGTTAAAAAAATAGAAATATAAACTAAAGAACAGAACGGTACTGTATTATAAAAAATTTTAATACCTCAGCCCGAACAGATAAGGAAGAAAATACATACGCAAAGGGAAAATCGCCATTATCGGTATAGAAAAACGGGCGTCCTTTGTAAGGGCGAACCACTCGATAAATGATTTTCTCCTCTTCAAAATTCGCCTGGAACTTAGGCAAGAAAGGCCTGGTCGTGATGATGTATAGCCTAAAACGGTTACTGGCACCGATTGCTTTATTAGTCTGTTTTTCCTGGACAGCCGGATGCAACCAGAACCAGAAGCTTAATGCCGTACCGGCGCGGGTTATGGGCAGTGTCCCACCCATCACCTTCGGCGACAAATTCTATGACGTAGCCGTGCCCGATAAGGAGCATATCTGGTCTGTGGGCTACTTTGGGACCGTTACCCATTCATCGGACGGGGGCAAGATGTGGTCCCGACAACAGGCCGGTACGACCCAGTCTTTAACGAGTGTATCTTTTGTAAACGATAAAGAAGGCTGGATCGTGGGCGATCAGGGGACCATTCTCCATACCCAGAACGGGGGCCTTAATTGGGCGAAACAAAAAAGCCCCGTGATCGACCAGAAACTGCTCAAAGTTCAATTCCTCACTGACAAGGAGGGATTTGCAGTGGGTACCTTCGGGACAATACTTCATACGGCGGACGGCGGCGGCACCTGGGAAAAGCAGCCTTTCCAGGAAGATGTGATTTTAAATGACCTGGTATTCCTGAACTCACGGGAAGGCTGGATCAGCGGTGAATTTGAAACCATCCTCCATACGATAGATGGTGGGAAGACCTTTCAGAAACAACGGGGCGGTGAATTGGGCAAACTCTTCGGCATCGCCTTTCATGATGATAGGCAGGGCGTGGCCGTGGGTACGGCCGGAAAGATCCTGGTTACTTCGGATGGCGGCCGGAGATGGAAACCGGTCAAGAGCAATACGGAAGATACCCTGCTTAAGGTTCGATTCTTCGGTTCCAGGCTTTTGGCCGTCGGTTTAAGGGGGGCGGTGCTTCAATCCGCCGATCAGGGCCGG
This region of Deltaproteobacteria bacterium genomic DNA includes:
- a CDS encoding long-chain-fatty-acid--CoA ligase; amino-acid sequence: MYTLGDIPRKGSALYRDKVALVFEGINLTFKELDDRVNRLANALMDLGLKKGGRVTVLAENTHKYMEIYFAAAKLGASVTPLNFRLSDKEIDYIGNNCEATIYFAGDGYEERSLGFKQNLKNIRQWISLDKINNGFMYYEDLLRNASEEEPMVEVDENDLAILMYTGGTTGLPKGVMLSHRNIMTSMYGMIIGFSFTRNDSTCFMLPLFHIALWPVLSLLMVGGKSVILRRPDIGEILRSIHQERCTHINMVPTLLNWLIDDPRIDEFDLSSLRLIGYAGSPIAIEVLKKGIARFGSIFTQGYGLTEAAPIVSVLFKEDHWVDGPGVKLLSSVGKVGLPVEARIVDEEDRPLQPGEPGEVVVRGKNVMMGYWKNPEMTDSALRGGWLHTGDVGTIDGDGYIYLLDRKADMIITGGENVYPKETEDALYEHPAVRECAVVAAPDERWGEKVQAVVVLKTGLTATEAELIHHCKTRLAGYKCPKNIVFWDELPKTPVGKILRREVRKHFADL
- a CDS encoding MFS transporter gives rise to the protein MNSTIQYPRFRWFALITMVVGVVAQSIIMIAPAPLIGEVAKYLGRELGMVTFTVMGLWTVTVCLGGIAGGAIVDKVGVAKVYFVCSIFLIVSAVFIPFAGKNLGAIILLRLIGGAATGPILTTISRLTAEWFPSEQRPIITGFQGMAFALGVLIGFGLAPAVYTSTESWPMTMVYMAVPAGIFLILSLVMVFGPKAPEVILEEHEDRQAGDRDFKLALKDPVIYLMVAYVFLFNWLTQAVNDLTPGYFALAAPVGVGFGITVAGQLMMMFLAMYMIGSLVSGWLNRYVYRRSTRLQVMFAFILSGIYFFVKFSGVTGSGPNPLLLVIMAITAFFMGQGIPTIMGFIAKNYPEHITGRVGGMSMGLGLIGGVVGIGFGSSALTKTGTYHASILIVTIVAVIGFVVAWWLRKPGIFEQSMSDEQAGEGPGSA
- a CDS encoding TetR family transcriptional regulator, whose protein sequence is MKEHKNLMKISELSAAADLPASTIMYYIVEGLLPAPIKTGKTRAYYSKAHLKAILLIKKKQFKEHKSLKVIKEEIKRKMYFSEDPREDISTYDRHQEIISSAIELFLQKGYANTSIADIAHQARMSKETFYLHFKNKEELFMECADRIFHDMYNNVWQEIKDEEDRLRRIEKLGKGFYTSYPKWIEMMNLVRGLAVGENQAFKDKFKALLRQMIHPMVREIEYLQKQGRFRRDIDPQLAGYYLMGIGEYGAYLANQGTAPAEPDKIREMANDFILYGLLK
- a CDS encoding MerR family transcriptional regulator, translating into MNKLPKHMKISELSAYAGTSITAIRFYLREGLLPKPLKTSKTMAYYTEDHLNALLEVQKLKEEGLPLEAIKEIVREKGTNIQPVEENITINTAKKEQIIKTSVKLFREKGYGGTKISDIPARAGISKGTFYQYFRNKEDLFIECADSIFREIGENIPEIQEETDPIKKLQMRGKFFGQHQQHVLEMLNLIRGAAVRGDKHVKEKLDEVIRNLTEPLREDLEKAMQQGQIRTMDSRFLAYMIMGSAEYFLYYSEENKAEVGEIMRKAWDMNLNGFLKDRTRK